The following are encoded together in the Capsulimonas corticalis genome:
- a CDS encoding transglutaminase-like domain-containing protein has protein sequence MKIKIHFECELQLAAAAPTILQLEAADIPGAQNIESSSLKIEPDVQTEEFLDIYKNPCRRLLMPAGDVRIEYNSVVELPDKRGAFIEPTEPDILHLPTDMLTYTLPSRYCQSDKLVKMANDTFGSITPGFARVQEICNWINENITYQYGTSNSGTSAYETAAERVGVCRDFAHLAITFCRAMNIPARYVSGYCLGLQPPDLHAFFHAYIDGRWVVFDATERQPRPALIQIAAGRDAADCAWSTFYGNGSTRSMQVDVTEIEEEE, from the coding sequence CGACATTCCCGGAGCACAGAACATTGAATCGTCCTCTCTCAAGATTGAGCCGGACGTGCAGACCGAAGAGTTTCTGGATATCTATAAAAACCCCTGCCGCCGTCTGCTGATGCCCGCCGGCGATGTCCGGATCGAGTACAACTCCGTGGTGGAGCTGCCGGACAAGCGCGGCGCGTTTATCGAGCCCACGGAGCCCGATATCCTCCACCTGCCGACGGATATGCTCACCTACACGCTGCCGTCGCGCTACTGCCAGTCGGACAAGCTCGTGAAGATGGCGAACGACACCTTCGGATCGATCACGCCGGGCTTCGCGCGTGTCCAGGAGATCTGCAACTGGATCAACGAGAATATCACGTACCAGTACGGGACCTCGAATTCCGGCACATCCGCCTATGAGACCGCCGCCGAACGCGTCGGCGTCTGCCGCGACTTCGCGCACCTCGCCATCACCTTCTGCCGGGCGATGAACATCCCCGCCCGCTACGTCTCCGGCTACTGCCTCGGCCTCCAGCCGCCGGACCTGCACGCCTTCTTCCACGCCTACATCGACGGCCGCTGGGTCGTCTTCGACGCCACCGAGCGCCAGCCCCGCCCCGCCCTCATCCAAATCGCCGCCGGCCGCGACGCCGCCGACTGCGCCTGGAGCACGTTCTACGGGAACGGAAGCACGAGGTCGATGCAAGTGGATGTGACGGAGATTGAGGAAGAAGAGTGA